The following coding sequences are from one Thermoleophilia bacterium window:
- a CDS encoding bifunctional oligoribonuclease/PAP phosphatase NrnA has translation MNPAADTDKRAVRGDLQEIADLIGQNGKFLLTTHEGPDGDALGSLLGMHQILETLGKDSAMFLAAKEFPLPIEYRHLPLEGVFHEPPADLRDRVVIFLDCGNIDRMPVDFLRDGGKCVVNVDHHHDNTEFGSLNFVNPGASSTAEIIYELALLLDVKISASIARALYIGIVTDTGKFMYDSTDARTLEVAAALVRAGVDIDDVNRRLFESVPIEKLRLLSRALDNIEIHCDGDLITTYISADDYQQVGAGEEMTEGIIDHLRAVDGIRVAAVVRDQVSRGRAARKVSLRAGDDHTDVSILARRFGGGGHVRAAGCSTELEFEEIIPELCSGLGEQPES, from the coding sequence GTGAACCCGGCGGCTGATACCGACAAGCGCGCCGTCCGCGGGGACCTCCAGGAAATCGCCGACCTGATCGGTCAGAACGGCAAGTTCCTGCTGACCACCCACGAAGGTCCCGACGGCGACGCGCTCGGATCACTGCTCGGCATGCACCAGATCCTCGAGACGCTGGGCAAGGACTCGGCCATGTTCCTGGCGGCCAAGGAGTTCCCGCTGCCGATCGAATACCGCCACCTGCCGCTTGAGGGTGTGTTCCACGAACCGCCGGCCGACCTGCGCGACCGGGTCGTCATCTTCCTTGACTGTGGCAACATCGACCGGATGCCGGTCGACTTCCTGCGCGACGGCGGCAAGTGCGTGGTCAACGTCGACCATCACCACGACAACACCGAATTCGGCTCGCTCAACTTCGTCAACCCCGGCGCCTCCAGCACCGCCGAGATCATCTACGAGCTGGCGCTGCTGCTCGACGTCAAGATCAGCGCCTCGATTGCCCGGGCGCTCTACATCGGCATCGTCACCGACACCGGCAAGTTCATGTACGACAGCACTGACGCCCGCACCCTTGAGGTTGCGGCCGCCCTGGTCCGGGCCGGTGTCGACATCGACGACGTCAACCGCAGGCTCTTCGAAAGCGTGCCGATCGAGAAGCTGCGGCTGCTCAGCCGCGCCCTCGACAATATCGAGATCCACTGCGACGGCGATCTGATCACGACTTACATCTCGGCCGACGACTATCAGCAGGTGGGGGCCGGAGAGGAGATGACCGAAGGGATCATCGATCACCTGCGCGCTGTCGACGGCATCCGGGTCGCCGCCGTGGTCCGCGACCAGGTCAGCCGTGGCCGGGCCGCGCGCAAGGTCAGTCTGCGGGCGGGCGACGACCACACCGACGTCTCGATCCTCGCCCGGCGCTTTGGCGGCGGCGGCCATGTGCGTGCCGCCGGCTGCTCGACCGAGCTCGAATTCGAAGAGATCATCCCCGAACTATGCAGCGGCCTCGGAGAACAGCCTGAAAGCTGA
- the nusA gene encoding transcription termination/antitermination protein NusA has product MSQEIVDAVKVLEQEKGISADTLMDALADALLSAYRKSPGSAKYARVDLDHETGDFRVFELILPSELEEKLLSEAIAEQERTIDPETGEMREPEEPELDPEMLAPYEDQIETKDVTPEDFGRIAAQTAKQVIYQRIREAERQMMFDEYRDRVGELITGLIQQSDKRYTLVQLRERVEALLPKSEQVYSERYDHGMRVKAVITDVSESTKGPSIVVSRRSPELIKGLFELEVPEIADKLVEIVGVAREPGYRSKIAVVSHADGVDPVGACVGPRGSRVRMVVSELRGEKIDIIPYNEEPARFVAKALSPARVREVLVDDEEMQATVVVPDDQLSLAIGRDGQNARLAARLTGWRVDIKSESEFAKDESSMEYEGEEEFDGRCMAVLATGRRCPNAAIGGSTYCGLPQHQALSRFTTSHVGVLAGLGDGEIATLADPDSDDAEVTALVAGAEADFVEPSDEPEVAEEVAEEGEAEAEDEAEVAEDEAEAVAEVVEAVEEVEEEAVEEEVIEAEAEAEAEVEAVVEEAEDDEAEEIAEAEAEEAAPVDGESQAE; this is encoded by the coding sequence GTGAGCCAGGAGATCGTCGATGCCGTAAAGGTGCTGGAACAGGAGAAAGGCATCTCCGCGGATACCCTGATGGACGCCCTGGCCGATGCGCTGCTCTCGGCCTACCGCAAGAGCCCCGGCTCGGCCAAGTACGCCCGGGTCGACCTCGACCACGAGACCGGCGACTTCCGTGTGTTCGAACTGATCCTTCCGTCCGAGCTCGAAGAGAAGCTGCTCTCCGAAGCGATCGCCGAACAGGAACGCACCATCGACCCCGAGACCGGCGAGATGCGCGAGCCGGAGGAGCCGGAACTCGATCCCGAGATGCTGGCCCCGTACGAGGACCAGATCGAGACCAAGGACGTCACGCCCGAGGACTTCGGACGGATCGCCGCCCAGACCGCCAAGCAGGTCATCTACCAGCGGATCCGCGAAGCCGAGCGTCAAATGATGTTCGACGAGTACCGCGACCGCGTCGGCGAGCTGATCACCGGACTGATCCAGCAGTCGGACAAGCGGTACACGCTGGTCCAGCTGCGTGAGCGCGTCGAGGCCCTGCTGCCTAAGTCGGAGCAGGTCTACAGCGAGCGTTACGACCACGGCATGCGTGTCAAGGCCGTGATCACCGACGTGTCCGAGTCGACCAAGGGCCCGAGCATCGTCGTGTCGAGGCGTTCGCCCGAACTGATCAAGGGTCTGTTCGAGCTAGAGGTTCCCGAGATCGCCGACAAGCTGGTCGAGATCGTCGGCGTCGCCCGCGAACCCGGCTACCGCTCGAAGATCGCCGTCGTTTCCCACGCCGACGGAGTCGACCCGGTCGGCGCCTGTGTCGGCCCCCGTGGCTCCCGTGTGCGCATGGTCGTGTCCGAGCTGCGCGGCGAGAAGATCGACATCATTCCTTACAATGAAGAACCTGCCCGGTTCGTCGCCAAGGCGCTTTCGCCGGCCCGCGTCCGCGAGGTCCTGGTCGACGACGAAGAGATGCAGGCCACGGTCGTCGTGCCGGACGACCAGCTTTCCCTGGCGATCGGCCGTGACGGCCAGAACGCCCGTCTCGCTGCCCGCCTCACCGGCTGGCGGGTCGACATCAAGTCCGAGAGCGAGTTCGCCAAGGACGAGAGCTCGATGGAATACGAAGGCGAAGAAGAGTTCGACGGCCGCTGCATGGCGGTCCTGGCAACCGGGCGCCGCTGCCCGAATGCGGCGATCGGCGGCTCGACCTACTGCGGCCTGCCGCAGCATCAGGCGCTTTCACGGTTCACGACGAGTCACGTCGGCGTGCTGGCCGGACTCGGCGACGGCGAGATCGCCACGCTGGCCGATCCTGACTCAGATGACGCGGAAGTGACAGCGCTGGTCGCCGGAGCGGAGGCCGACTTCGTTGAGCCGAGCGATGAGCCCGAAGTCGCCGAAGAGGTGGCAGAGGAAGGGGAGGCAGAAGCTGAAGACGAAGCTGAAGTTGCTGAAGATGAAGCTGAAGCAGTCGCTGAAGTAGTTGAAGCCGTAGAGGAAGTCGAAGAAGAGGCAGTAGAAGAAGAAGTGATCGAAGCCGAGGCTGAGGCAGAAGCCGAAGTCGAGGCTGTAGTCGAAGAAGCCGAAGACGACGAAGCCGAAGAGATAGCTGAGGCCGAAGCAGAAGAAGCCGCGCCGGTTGACGGAGAAAGCCAGGCCGAGTGA
- the coaBC gene encoding bifunctional phosphopantothenoylcysteine decarboxylase/phosphopantothenate--cysteine ligase CoaBC, producing MAKILLGVSGGIAAYKAVEFVRLATGAGHSVRVLMTASARKFVGPDTFEGILGAPVLTSEFERDPMRGTFPGEPLPEHDPIGHLAVVDGAHVYLIAPASANTLAKLATGQADSIVTTSFLACEAPRLVAPAMNNRMYEDAATQENLEVLRGRDVDVIEPDEGSLASKGEYGVGRLPDPAELLVRVEAALAGGNGATGDLTGLKVLVTAGGTREPIDPVRFIGNRSSGRMGFALAERAAARGAEVTVIAANVSLPTPGRVERVDVQTTAELSAACLRLFPQSDVLLMSAAPADFRPLVRSETKMTRATEGISLDLEPTDDILAALSADSRSGQTVIGFAAEHGGDAETRATGKLERKGLDLIVLNDVSDESIGFDSNENAVTLITADSSEKVERAAKTVVADRILDRVLSMRRDEAAG from the coding sequence ATGGCAAAGATCCTGCTTGGAGTGAGCGGTGGGATCGCTGCCTACAAGGCGGTCGAGTTCGTGCGCCTCGCAACCGGCGCCGGCCATTCGGTCCGGGTGCTGATGACCGCTTCGGCCAGGAAGTTCGTCGGTCCCGACACCTTCGAAGGCATTCTCGGAGCACCCGTTCTTACTTCCGAGTTCGAGCGCGACCCGATGCGCGGAACTTTTCCCGGAGAGCCGCTTCCGGAACACGATCCGATCGGCCACCTCGCCGTCGTTGATGGAGCGCACGTGTATCTGATCGCCCCGGCCTCGGCCAACACCCTGGCCAAACTGGCGACCGGCCAGGCAGACTCGATCGTCACCACTTCTTTCCTCGCCTGTGAAGCACCGCGCCTGGTCGCCCCGGCGATGAACAACCGGATGTATGAAGACGCCGCGACCCAGGAAAACCTGGAGGTACTTCGTGGCCGTGACGTCGATGTGATCGAGCCCGACGAAGGAAGCCTCGCTTCGAAGGGCGAATACGGAGTCGGGCGCCTGCCCGATCCGGCCGAGCTGCTGGTCCGGGTCGAAGCGGCACTGGCCGGGGGAAACGGCGCGACCGGGGATCTGACCGGCCTGAAAGTTCTGGTGACGGCCGGCGGCACCCGCGAACCGATCGACCCGGTGCGTTTCATCGGCAACCGCTCCAGTGGCCGCATGGGCTTCGCCCTCGCCGAGAGGGCCGCTGCCCGCGGGGCCGAGGTGACCGTGATCGCGGCCAACGTCTCGCTGCCGACACCAGGCCGAGTCGAAAGGGTCGACGTCCAGACCACGGCTGAACTTTCGGCCGCTTGCCTTCGCCTGTTCCCACAGTCAGACGTCCTGCTGATGTCAGCCGCCCCGGCGGACTTCCGCCCGCTGGTCCGGTCGGAGACGAAAATGACCAGGGCGACTGAAGGCATCAGTCTCGATCTGGAACCGACCGATGACATCCTCGCCGCGCTCAGTGCCGACAGCCGTTCCGGTCAGACCGTAATCGGCTTCGCCGCCGAGCATGGGGGTGACGCCGAGACCCGGGCCACCGGAAAACTGGAGCGCAAAGGCCTCGACCTGATCGTGCTCAACGATGTCTCCGACGAAAGCATTGGCTTCGACTCGAACGAGAACGCGGTCACCCTGATTACGGCGGACTCCTCGGAGAAAGTCGAACGCGCCGCGAAAACCGTGGTCGCCGACCGCATCCTGGATCGAGTCCTGTCGATGCGCCGGGACGAGGCCGCGGGATGA
- a CDS encoding ribosome maturation factor RimP, with amino-acid sequence MKATPIEIEERLREVDQQIEFLAVEPAGGDALRIYVDHPDGVSLEICRKVTSGLNELLIDHTLEVSSPGPERPLTKPEHFSRFEGRRAKVMTTEPIQDRRKFTGTILEATEQEVKLGYDNSVVNIPYRSVERSHLVPEIEGAVK; translated from the coding sequence ATGAAGGCAACTCCGATCGAGATAGAAGAACGCCTCAGAGAAGTCGATCAGCAGATCGAATTTCTGGCCGTAGAACCGGCCGGTGGTGATGCCCTGCGCATCTACGTCGACCATCCCGATGGAGTCAGCCTCGAGATCTGCCGGAAAGTCACATCGGGCCTGAACGAGCTGCTGATCGATCACACCCTGGAAGTCTCGTCTCCCGGGCCGGAGCGCCCGCTGACCAAGCCCGAACATTTTTCCCGATTCGAAGGACGCCGGGCCAAGGTAATGACCACGGAACCGATCCAGGACCGACGGAAGTTCACCGGAACGATCCTCGAAGCAACCGAGCAGGAAGTGAAGCTCGGATACGACAACTCAGTCGTAAATATCCCGTACCGGAGCGTCGAACGCTCCCATCTAGTGCCCGAAATTGAAGGAGCTGTCAAGTGA
- the infB gene encoding translation initiation factor IF-2 has product MSKKRVHEIAKEAGVTSKELLAALKAAGIEAKAAASSVEEADAKKALASTNGKSAPAKKPTAKKAPAKKAPAKKAAAKAEPKKTEPKKAPAKPAAKAKPAEAAPAKPKARAAPAPAAPAAKAPSTSQAPVKASTTAPAAGNGAAAAGKPAKRRRVVIDSQASRREQGGGPPPQRPPRRRGGRRRRPLLEEPAPMDPNPAEPVATTVSSGVTVRDLAELLGLSSAELIKKLMMMGEMATLTQTLTDDSVLAIAEEYDRKIEIVSAAEEEAPAPEFDDAEETLADRPPVVTIMGHVDHGKTSLLDAIRETEVAAGEAGGITQHIGAYQVHHAEHTITFLDTPGHEAFTAMRARGAQVTDVAVIVVAADDGVMPQTREAIDHARAADVPILIAVNKIDKEGANPDRIRTDLAADGLNPEDWGGDTIYCNVSAKTHEGLDNLLDMIILVTELEELGANPDAPASGTVIESRLDPGRGPVVSVLVNRGTLRVGDSVVAGAVWGKVRAMHDYLGEKVDVATPGMPVEVLGFDGVCEAGEFVTAVENDRRARQMAQERLNRLKAETIARRSARKVTLEEIFDRAQTGDLKELNIVLKSDVAGSLEALQDEIAKVPQEQVSINIIRAQTGGITESDVMLASASNAVIIGFNVRPLSDARRAAQVEGVDVRSYSVIYKITEDLRNAMEGMLDTVEVEESLGEAEVKEIFKASKVGKIAGCVVTEGKISRDGQVRLVREGTVIWTGKLDSLRRFKDAVQSVEEGQDCGIVLDGYADVKVGDMLEFFSTKQVEQTLS; this is encoded by the coding sequence GTGAGTAAAAAGCGCGTCCACGAAATAGCCAAGGAAGCGGGAGTCACCAGCAAGGAGCTGCTGGCCGCGCTCAAGGCTGCCGGAATCGAAGCGAAGGCCGCCGCGTCGAGCGTCGAAGAAGCCGACGCCAAGAAGGCGCTCGCCTCGACCAACGGCAAGAGCGCTCCGGCAAAGAAGCCCACCGCCAAGAAGGCTCCGGCCAAGAAAGCGCCGGCCAAAAAGGCTGCCGCAAAGGCTGAGCCCAAGAAGACCGAACCGAAGAAGGCGCCGGCCAAGCCCGCCGCCAAGGCCAAACCGGCTGAAGCGGCGCCCGCCAAGCCGAAGGCCAGGGCCGCGCCTGCACCAGCGGCCCCTGCCGCCAAGGCACCCAGCACTTCTCAGGCCCCGGTCAAGGCGTCGACCACGGCTCCGGCTGCCGGCAACGGCGCCGCCGCGGCCGGCAAGCCCGCCAAGCGCCGCCGGGTGGTCATCGATTCGCAGGCTTCCCGCCGCGAGCAGGGTGGCGGCCCGCCGCCGCAGCGCCCGCCGCGAAGGCGCGGAGGACGCCGTCGCCGCCCGTTGCTCGAAGAACCCGCACCGATGGACCCGAATCCGGCCGAACCGGTCGCGACCACGGTCAGCTCCGGCGTCACCGTGCGTGATCTGGCGGAGCTGCTCGGACTGAGTTCGGCCGAACTGATCAAGAAGCTGATGATGATGGGCGAGATGGCGACGCTTACGCAGACCCTCACCGACGACTCGGTGCTGGCGATCGCCGAGGAATACGACCGGAAGATCGAGATCGTCTCGGCCGCCGAGGAGGAGGCACCGGCACCGGAATTCGACGACGCCGAGGAGACCCTGGCCGACCGCCCGCCGGTCGTGACCATCATGGGCCATGTCGACCACGGCAAGACTTCACTGCTGGACGCGATCCGCGAGACCGAGGTCGCCGCCGGTGAAGCCGGTGGCATCACCCAGCACATCGGCGCTTACCAGGTGCACCACGCCGAACACACGATCACCTTCCTCGACACCCCCGGCCACGAGGCCTTCACCGCGATGCGTGCCCGTGGCGCCCAGGTCACCGACGTGGCCGTGATCGTCGTCGCCGCCGACGACGGCGTCATGCCGCAGACCAGGGAAGCGATCGACCACGCCCGCGCCGCGGACGTGCCGATCCTGATCGCCGTCAACAAGATCGACAAGGAAGGCGCCAACCCGGACCGCATCCGCACCGATCTGGCCGCTGACGGACTCAACCCCGAGGACTGGGGCGGCGACACGATTTACTGCAACGTCTCCGCCAAGACCCACGAGGGTCTCGACAACCTTCTGGACATGATCATCCTGGTGACCGAACTCGAAGAGCTCGGCGCCAACCCCGACGCACCCGCGTCCGGCACGGTTATCGAATCCAGACTCGACCCGGGCCGGGGACCCGTCGTGAGCGTCCTGGTCAACCGCGGCACCCTTCGTGTGGGCGACTCAGTCGTCGCCGGCGCCGTCTGGGGCAAGGTCCGCGCCATGCACGACTACCTCGGCGAAAAGGTCGACGTCGCGACCCCCGGCATGCCCGTCGAGGTTCTCGGATTCGACGGCGTCTGTGAGGCCGGCGAGTTCGTCACCGCCGTCGAGAACGACCGCCGGGCCCGCCAGATGGCGCAGGAACGGCTCAACCGTCTCAAGGCCGAGACCATCGCCCGCCGCTCGGCGCGCAAGGTCACGCTCGAGGAGATCTTCGACCGGGCCCAGACCGGCGATCTCAAGGAACTGAACATCGTGCTCAAGAGCGATGTTGCCGGTTCCCTTGAGGCGCTGCAGGACGAAATCGCCAAAGTCCCCCAGGAGCAGGTCAGCATCAACATCATCCGCGCGCAGACCGGCGGCATCACCGAATCCGACGTGATGCTGGCGTCGGCCTCGAACGCCGTGATCATCGGCTTCAACGTTCGCCCGCTGAGCGACGCACGCCGCGCCGCGCAGGTCGAAGGCGTGGATGTGCGCTCCTACTCCGTGATCTACAAGATCACCGAGGACCTGCGCAACGCGATGGAGGGCATGCTCGACACGGTCGAAGTCGAGGAGTCACTCGGCGAGGCTGAAGTCAAGGAGATCTTCAAGGCGTCCAAGGTCGGCAAGATCGCCGGCTGTGTGGTTACCGAAGGCAAGATCAGCCGCGACGGCCAGGTGCGTCTCGTGCGCGAGGGAACGGTCATCTGGACCGGCAAGCTCGATTCGCTGCGCCGCTTCAAGGACGCGGTCCAGTCGGTCGAGGAAGGCCAGGACTGCGGTATCGTGCTCGACGGCTATGCCGATGTCAAGGTCGGTGACATGCTTGAGTTCTTCTCGACCAAACAGGTCGAGCAGACCCTCAGTTAG
- the rbfA gene encoding 30S ribosome-binding factor RbfA, whose translation MRRVNEVMRQVISDTITSDLSDPRLDMVTVNSVDTSSDLRHAKVFVTVLGDDDAREDALAGLKRAHGLIQGRVARETSMKHTPTLTFEYDESVETGLRIAALLDSDADSEPDRGRSEPGG comes from the coding sequence ATGCGACGAGTCAACGAAGTGATGCGCCAGGTGATCAGCGACACGATCACCTCGGACCTGAGCGACCCGCGGCTCGACATGGTCACCGTCAACTCGGTCGACACCAGCTCCGACCTGCGCCACGCCAAAGTCTTCGTGACTGTCCTCGGCGACGACGACGCGCGGGAGGACGCCCTCGCCGGCCTGAAGCGGGCCCACGGCCTGATCCAGGGCCGGGTCGCCCGGGAGACGTCGATGAAGCACACGCCGACCCTGACTTTTGAATATGACGAATCGGTCGAGACCGGCCTGCGCATCGCCGCCCTGCTCGACTCTGATGCAGACTCGGAACCTGATCGGGGGCGCAGTGAACCCGGCGGCTGA